The following proteins are co-located in the Alkalidesulfovibrio alkalitolerans DSM 16529 genome:
- the amrB gene encoding AmmeMemoRadiSam system protein B yields the protein MDRTPIVAGQFYPGQSNDLERMIVACATGAGEADMAPALLTMVPHAGYVYSGQVCGRTLAQANLPDLLVLLGPSHTGRGAPLAVWPDGVWELPGGGLPVDTPLAAHLAQMVPGFSADTAAHLGEHSLEVVLPFLRHFNNATRIVPVAVAARDKDALIQAGKGLAKTLAAWPERAAIVVSSDMSHYLPEDKAKERDALALENVLAIDPVGLYDTVIGHGISMCGVLPMTLGLAAVEELGATSARIAAYATSGDATGDHTSVVGYAGVIIT from the coding sequence ATGGACCGGACCCCCATCGTCGCCGGACAGTTCTATCCCGGCCAAAGCAACGACCTGGAAAGGATGATCGTGGCCTGCGCCACCGGCGCGGGAGAGGCCGACATGGCCCCGGCGCTTTTGACCATGGTGCCCCACGCCGGATACGTCTATTCCGGGCAGGTCTGCGGCCGCACCCTGGCCCAGGCCAACCTGCCCGATCTGCTCGTGCTGCTCGGGCCGAGCCACACGGGCCGGGGCGCTCCGCTCGCGGTGTGGCCCGACGGCGTGTGGGAACTGCCCGGCGGCGGCTTGCCTGTGGACACGCCGCTGGCGGCGCATCTGGCGCAGATGGTGCCGGGATTCTCGGCCGACACGGCTGCGCACCTAGGGGAACATTCCCTGGAGGTGGTGCTGCCTTTTCTTCGTCACTTCAACAACGCCACTCGCATCGTGCCCGTGGCCGTTGCCGCGCGTGACAAGGACGCCCTGATCCAGGCCGGAAAAGGGCTTGCCAAGACGCTTGCCGCCTGGCCGGAACGCGCGGCCATCGTCGTCAGCTCCGACATGAGCCACTACCTGCCCGAGGACAAGGCCAAGGAGCGCGACGCCCTGGCCCTGGAGAACGTCCTGGCTATCGACCCGGTCGGCCTTTACGACACCGTGATCGGGCACGGGATAAGCATGTGTGGCGTGTTGCCCATGACGCTCGGACTCGCCGCGGTCGAGGAACTCGGGGCCACGTCGGCTAGGATCGCGGCCTACGCCACGTCGGGCGACGCCACGGGCGACCACACGAGCGTGGTCGGCTATGCGGGCGTCATCATCACCTAG
- a CDS encoding sigma-54 interaction domain-containing protein — translation MELNVEGIIGTSPVLKEVFRILAKVAPTDSTVLVTGESGTGKELLVRALHRSSQRRDQPFVPINCGAIPRELLESELFGHEKGAFTHAVRTRPGRFELAQGGTVFLDEIGEMDLSLQVKILRVLQEKEFEKVGGTKTQKADVRVVAATNRDLEREVAEGRFREDLFYRLNVIPLHLPPLRERGEDVLLLAEFFLRRFCGGKGRSCLGLSPEAREMLRTYQWPGNVRELENFMERMAILCEGESITPEDLPEKIWRDAGRERPPPPPAPATPQGFVWPVLQDLRDKGLGLKEFLDTVEERLLLEALNESGGVKNQAAELLGIKRTTLIEKLKKRKLDNN, via the coding sequence ATGGAACTGAATGTCGAGGGCATCATCGGCACGAGCCCGGTCTTGAAGGAAGTCTTCCGGATTCTGGCCAAGGTCGCGCCCACCGATTCCACGGTCCTGGTCACAGGCGAGTCGGGCACGGGCAAGGAACTGCTCGTGCGCGCCCTGCACCGCTCCAGCCAGCGCCGCGATCAGCCTTTCGTGCCCATCAACTGCGGGGCCATTCCCCGCGAGCTTCTGGAATCCGAGCTCTTCGGCCACGAGAAGGGAGCCTTCACCCACGCCGTGCGCACCCGGCCGGGCCGTTTCGAACTGGCCCAGGGAGGAACGGTCTTTCTCGACGAGATCGGCGAGATGGACCTCTCGCTGCAAGTGAAGATCCTGCGTGTGCTCCAGGAAAAGGAGTTCGAGAAGGTCGGCGGCACCAAGACGCAGAAGGCCGACGTGCGGGTTGTGGCGGCCACCAACCGCGACCTTGAGCGCGAGGTGGCCGAGGGCCGCTTCCGCGAAGACCTCTTCTACCGCCTGAACGTCATTCCCCTGCACCTGCCGCCCCTGCGCGAACGGGGCGAGGACGTGCTCCTGCTTGCGGAATTTTTTCTGAGGCGTTTTTGCGGCGGCAAGGGGCGTTCCTGCCTGGGCCTCTCGCCCGAGGCGCGGGAGATGCTGCGGACCTACCAGTGGCCGGGAAACGTGCGCGAACTCGAGAATTTCATGGAGCGCATGGCCATCCTTTGCGAAGGGGAGAGCATCACCCCGGAGGATCTGCCTGAGAAGATATGGCGCGATGCTGGCCGCGAGCGTCCGCCGCCGCCGCCTGCTCCTGCCACGCCGCAAGGGTTCGTCTGGCCTGTTCTCCAGGATCTGCGCGACAAGGGGCTAGGGCTCAAGGAATTCCTGGACACGGTGGAGGAGCGGCTGCTGCTCGAAGCGCTGAACGAATCGGGCGGGGTCAAGAACCAGGCTGCCGAGCTTTTGGGCATCAAGCGTACCACGCTCATCGAGAAGCTGAAGAAACGCAAGCTGGACAACAATTGA
- a CDS encoding ATP-binding protein — translation MLVTLRRLGMVVFQATADVENIDHICAISERFLRQECGEVDTFDLSLALREALSNAMLHGCAGRQGAKVFCELTLTDDVLTVLVRDPGPGFDWRALPRREPEPDDEHGRGFHLIRAHADTVNFNEAGNELTFSKRYDCAGRPQSSVSATADGITFRPGRDLVASTVEGVRVEIAGLLAESEPRLTMDLDGVGMVDSLGMGLFVAVHNTLRARGGGLSLINVAPRIHALLHAMRLTSHFAVQKAGEG, via the coding sequence ATGCTCGTAACGCTTCGCCGCTTGGGCATGGTGGTTTTTCAGGCCACGGCCGACGTCGAGAACATCGACCACATCTGCGCCATATCGGAGCGCTTTCTCAGACAGGAATGCGGGGAGGTGGACACCTTCGACCTGAGCCTCGCCCTGCGCGAGGCGTTGTCCAACGCCATGCTGCATGGCTGTGCCGGACGGCAGGGCGCCAAGGTCTTCTGCGAACTGACCCTGACGGACGACGTGCTGACCGTGCTCGTGCGCGACCCGGGGCCGGGATTCGATTGGCGCGCACTTCCAAGACGCGAGCCTGAGCCGGACGACGAACACGGAAGGGGATTCCACCTCATCCGCGCTCACGCCGACACGGTGAACTTCAACGAGGCGGGCAACGAATTGACGTTCAGCAAACGTTATGACTGCGCGGGCCGACCGCAATCCTCGGTCTCGGCTACGGCGGATGGCATCACTTTCCGGCCTGGCCGCGACTTGGTGGCCTCTACGGTGGAGGGGGTGCGGGTCGAGATCGCCGGGCTGCTCGCGGAGAGCGAGCCGCGGCTGACCATGGATCTGGACGGCGTGGGCATGGTGGATTCCCTGGGCATGGGGCTTTTCGTGGCCGTGCACAACACACTGCGGGCGCGCGGTGGCGGGCTCTCGCTCATCAACGTGGCCCCGAGAATTCACGCTCTGCTTCACGCCATGCGGCTGACCAGCCACTTCGCGGTGCAAAAGGCCGGGGAAGGGTAG
- a CDS encoding tetratricopeptide repeat protein, giving the protein MKHVGRAGWLRLLVALLFAHLLAPALACALTLSHAVSQSTETLVLTFDGPAPEVQAQRVGADRVAVMVSGANMAEQVFEGNLVAGVTPLSGGFTVRLKTSEFGFIRLPARGNEVVIQFFRDPIGARWRPPEASRPAPAAQAAPRAPARPRTPAAPQTPAQAPAAPAASAPAQPSQASSQVLPGTPAEVARPQSGQPASQPPVGQATVVAPGALRAPVSAAGPETAPVYGTSLAEALAQPEIRGSAETPEDASAPFAAPGEVRMPAVRKTLAEILAEAKDVEGRVVEAIEREAEHLYRDAPLAQEIDKGMARLEGVPALPGTVAEVRDPVPAEQTQAEAARAEATEKGVSIDELRMQFDDRLQEGFAAVEAGRGLDAAAIFQTLIDDPAVPNDIKEEALYARAQGLFAQHANDLAANFPVVVGAFERAMNFRPDGPKVPSILMNLGLVNLRVGNVPEATAYFNLLRQRYPDDENVPLTDYYWGRFHFDREDYQRAADHFQNLVQNHPDSPVIREAAVGLADSLSRLGYYDQAFQVIDFVDKRFPRYYVESPEFLRLSGNIANNLERFERARSDYWAFYNLDPTAPEIDVVLARIGDIYLREGKNEAARDVYTHVAENYPDEQGGLVAQMRLAEEGIYDDPSMMQMFSVFDRRFTLRPSEIYTRIVEKYPRSAIAPLAQTKLAMWYYFNNRPDEALDAVEGFFARYPLNPLAERVEEVGVGVFERAAKDAVEQENWPRIAGMWERFPFLARLVERMTPDTRIAVGLAYWRQNRPDQALEMAKPFLTRQKQGVVSEMALNIALDVYVGQSAWADLADLYETVRAWQMPDMLRRQLDFASALALTSLGRPEESEPLWSKLATDRSLSADQRGLALFHLARFAQAANQLEKSFLYAQESLSELVLAGAHKERVKDLMFLLMDVTQRAGRLEDALRWGLEYDKLVTPDEPEWGAFRIRLADVYRDIGDMATWRRIMEDIVARKPGTMAARSARSALQADDLRRQAGEFSAPIL; this is encoded by the coding sequence GTGAAACACGTCGGCCGTGCCGGATGGCTCCGGCTTCTCGTCGCGCTGCTTTTCGCGCATCTGCTCGCGCCCGCGCTCGCGTGCGCGCTCACGCTTTCCCACGCCGTGTCGCAGAGCACGGAAACCCTCGTCCTCACGTTCGACGGCCCGGCCCCGGAGGTTCAGGCGCAGCGCGTCGGCGCGGACCGCGTCGCGGTCATGGTTTCCGGCGCGAACATGGCCGAACAGGTTTTCGAGGGCAACCTCGTGGCGGGTGTCACGCCGCTTTCGGGCGGCTTCACCGTGCGTCTGAAGACGAGCGAGTTCGGGTTCATCCGTCTGCCCGCGCGCGGCAACGAGGTCGTGATCCAGTTTTTCCGTGATCCCATCGGCGCGCGCTGGCGGCCGCCCGAAGCGTCGCGTCCCGCTCCGGCAGCCCAGGCCGCGCCGCGCGCCCCTGCCAGGCCCCGGACGCCTGCCGCGCCGCAAACGCCCGCCCAGGCTCCGGCCGCTCCGGCCGCCTCGGCCCCTGCGCAACCTTCCCAGGCGTCGTCCCAGGTGCTTCCAGGCACACCCGCCGAAGTCGCACGTCCTCAGTCCGGGCAACCGGCTTCACAGCCGCCTGTCGGCCAGGCCACGGTCGTCGCGCCCGGGGCCTTGCGCGCTCCGGTGAGTGCGGCCGGGCCAGAGACCGCGCCCGTCTACGGCACCTCCCTGGCCGAGGCGCTCGCGCAGCCGGAAATCCGGGGCTCGGCCGAGACACCCGAGGACGCTTCCGCGCCTTTCGCCGCCCCCGGCGAGGTGCGCATGCCCGCCGTCAGAAAAACGTTGGCCGAGATTCTGGCCGAGGCCAAGGACGTCGAGGGCCGCGTGGTCGAGGCCATCGAGCGCGAGGCCGAGCATCTGTACCGCGATGCGCCGCTGGCCCAGGAGATCGACAAGGGAATGGCCCGCCTCGAAGGGGTTCCGGCCCTGCCCGGAACCGTCGCCGAGGTGCGCGACCCCGTGCCCGCCGAGCAGACCCAGGCCGAAGCCGCGCGCGCCGAGGCGACGGAGAAGGGGGTAAGCATCGACGAACTGCGGATGCAGTTCGACGACAGGCTACAGGAAGGCTTCGCCGCCGTCGAGGCTGGCCGAGGCTTGGACGCCGCAGCCATCTTCCAGACCCTGATCGACGATCCGGCTGTGCCGAACGACATCAAGGAGGAGGCGCTTTACGCCCGCGCGCAGGGGCTTTTCGCCCAGCACGCGAACGATCTTGCCGCGAACTTCCCGGTCGTGGTTGGGGCTTTCGAGCGGGCCATGAACTTTCGCCCGGACGGGCCCAAGGTGCCGTCCATCCTCATGAACCTGGGGCTGGTCAACCTGCGCGTGGGCAACGTGCCCGAGGCCACGGCCTACTTCAATCTGCTCCGGCAGCGCTATCCCGACGACGAGAACGTGCCCCTCACCGACTACTACTGGGGGCGCTTCCATTTCGACCGCGAGGATTACCAGCGGGCCGCCGACCATTTCCAGAATCTGGTCCAGAACCATCCGGACAGCCCGGTGATCCGCGAGGCGGCTGTCGGACTGGCCGATTCCCTGTCTCGTCTTGGGTATTACGACCAGGCCTTTCAGGTCATCGACTTCGTGGATAAGCGCTTTCCACGCTACTACGTTGAATCCCCAGAGTTCCTGCGTCTTTCCGGAAATATCGCCAACAACCTCGAACGCTTCGAGCGGGCTCGCAGCGATTACTGGGCTTTCTACAATCTCGACCCTACCGCGCCGGAGATCGACGTGGTCCTGGCGCGCATCGGCGACATCTATCTGCGCGAGGGCAAGAACGAGGCCGCGCGCGACGTCTACACCCACGTCGCCGAGAACTATCCCGATGAGCAGGGCGGGCTGGTGGCCCAGATGCGTCTGGCCGAGGAGGGCATCTACGACGATCCCTCCATGATGCAGATGTTCTCGGTCTTCGACCGGCGGTTCACTCTCAGGCCGTCCGAGATATACACCCGCATCGTGGAAAAGTATCCGCGCAGCGCCATAGCGCCGCTGGCCCAGACCAAGCTGGCCATGTGGTACTATTTCAACAATCGCCCCGACGAGGCGCTGGACGCCGTGGAGGGATTCTTCGCGCGTTATCCGCTGAACCCTCTGGCGGAGCGGGTCGAGGAGGTCGGCGTGGGCGTTTTCGAGCGCGCGGCCAAGGACGCGGTGGAGCAGGAGAACTGGCCGCGCATCGCGGGCATGTGGGAGCGCTTCCCCTTCCTTGCCCGGCTCGTCGAACGCATGACGCCTGACACGCGCATCGCCGTCGGTCTGGCCTATTGGCGGCAGAACCGTCCGGATCAGGCCCTGGAGATGGCGAAGCCGTTCCTGACCAGGCAGAAGCAGGGGGTGGTTTCCGAAATGGCCCTGAACATCGCCCTGGACGTCTATGTGGGGCAAAGCGCCTGGGCCGATCTCGCCGATCTCTACGAAACCGTGCGCGCTTGGCAGATGCCCGATATGCTGAGGCGGCAGCTCGATTTCGCCTCGGCCCTGGCTCTGACGAGCCTTGGCCGTCCCGAGGAGAGCGAGCCGTTATGGAGCAAGCTGGCCACGGATCGAAGCCTGAGTGCGGACCAGCGAGGGCTTGCGCTGTTTCACCTGGCCCGTTTCGCCCAAGCTGCGAACCAGCTCGAAAAATCCTTCCTTTATGCCCAGGAGTCGCTGTCCGAGCTTGTGCTCGCGGGCGCGCACAAGGAGCGGGTCAAGGATCTGATGTTTCTGCTCATGGACGTTACGCAGCGCGCGGGACGCCTTGAGGACGCGCTGCGCTGGGGGCTTGAGTACGACAAGCTCGTCACCCCGGACGAGCCGGAATGGGGCGCGTTCCGCATCCGGCTTGCGGACGTGTACCGCGACATCGGCGACATGGCGACCTGGCGCAGGATCATGGAGGACATCGTAGCCCGAAAACCAGGCACCATGGCCGCGCGTAGCGCCCGCTCGGCGCTTCAGGCCGACGACCTGCGCCGCCAGGCGGGCGAGTTCTCCGCTCCGATTCTTTAG
- a CDS encoding PP2C family protein-serine/threonine phosphatase: protein MSATGAVCACDARGREEYLENRGACSADGRNAAAFPCVLVVDDEHLNRYTLEKMLTGEGFGVLLAANGPEGRALAQRHRPDLILLDIMMPGESGLETLTKLKADHQTASTPVILLSALTDVETKVRGLDLGAVDYVTKPFEFREVLARIRNSLKLVAAYETVIAAQAERLNQVRDAQQAILIRPEDMPQAGFAVSYQPVLEAGGDFYDVIPAGDGHGYFVADISGHDLKASFATAGLKALVRQNSGPLYTPAETLVAINRVLGHVLPSGVFLTACYLTLNARRNRITYFSCGHPPGVLVPASGGEPRLLETPGDILGVFESVTLLPLSMAVEPGDRVYLYTDGLVEDPARGGLFEGMERLGTACGQARGLPLPQAVEHVRQVVCDGRAMCDDAVLLAVEA from the coding sequence ATGAGCGCAACGGGTGCCGTGTGCGCCTGCGACGCACGGGGGAGGGAAGAGTATCTGGAGAACAGAGGGGCTTGCAGCGCGGACGGTCGAAACGCCGCCGCATTTCCATGTGTGCTCGTCGTGGACGACGAGCACCTGAACCGCTACACCCTCGAAAAAATGCTCACGGGGGAGGGGTTCGGAGTTCTTTTGGCCGCGAACGGCCCCGAGGGGCGCGCGCTCGCCCAGCGGCACCGGCCCGATCTGATCCTTCTGGACATCATGATGCCCGGCGAATCGGGCCTTGAGACGTTGACCAAGCTCAAGGCGGATCACCAAACGGCCTCCACGCCCGTCATCCTGCTTTCGGCCCTGACCGACGTGGAAACCAAGGTGCGTGGCCTCGACCTCGGGGCCGTGGATTATGTGACCAAACCCTTCGAATTCCGCGAGGTGCTGGCGCGCATCCGCAACTCGCTGAAGCTCGTGGCGGCCTACGAGACTGTCATCGCGGCCCAGGCCGAACGCCTGAACCAGGTGCGCGACGCGCAGCAGGCCATCCTGATTCGCCCCGAAGACATGCCCCAGGCGGGCTTCGCGGTGTCCTATCAGCCGGTGCTCGAAGCGGGGGGCGACTTCTACGATGTGATTCCCGCCGGTGACGGGCACGGCTATTTCGTGGCCGACATCAGCGGGCACGATCTCAAGGCTTCTTTCGCCACTGCCGGACTGAAAGCGCTGGTGCGCCAGAACTCGGGCCCGCTGTACACGCCCGCGGAAACGCTGGTCGCGATCAACCGCGTGCTCGGGCACGTGTTACCCTCCGGGGTTTTTCTGACCGCCTGCTACCTGACGCTCAACGCCCGGCGCAACCGCATCACGTACTTTTCCTGCGGCCACCCACCGGGCGTCCTGGTTCCCGCCTCGGGAGGGGAGCCCAGGCTGCTCGAAACCCCGGGCGACATCCTCGGGGTATTCGAGAGCGTGACCCTGCTGCCGCTTTCCATGGCCGTGGAGCCGGGAGACCGCGTGTATCTGTATACCGATGGATTGGTCGAGGACCCGGCTCGGGGCGGGCTGTTCGAAGGCATGGAGCGACTCGGGACCGCCTGCGGGCAGGCGCGGGGGTTGCCGCTTCCGCAGGCCGTGGAGCACGTCCGGCAAGTCGTGTGTGACGGGCGCGCCATGTGCGACGATGCCGTCCTGCTCGCAGTGGAGGCTTGA
- the rocF gene encoding arginase has product MIAKGSTVNVVGVPLDLGVSKLGVDMGPTALRYAGIFEALEHAGFPYLDEGDLDVANNFALDRLPPERRGTAKRAEIARVAENLGRHVHEAAMRGETPLVLGGDHSTAIGAIAGLAKARGRLGVIWIDAHADANTPQTSPSGNIHGMPLAISLGHGYPDLVNCLGFAPKVRPEDVVIIGAKDVDPDEMAFVREQGVALYSTFDLEHLGLSRVMDEAIARVAQGTDAVYVSFDADVMDMHLAPGTGIMTRGGLTYREITYVCRTIGERLPLAGLDIIEVNPLMDKRNSTAELCVELAMALLGVKWTDYERNYLTANLPCTPT; this is encoded by the coding sequence ATGATCGCCAAGGGCAGCACCGTGAACGTGGTCGGCGTGCCACTCGACCTTGGAGTCTCAAAGCTGGGCGTGGACATGGGGCCCACGGCGCTTCGCTACGCGGGCATCTTCGAGGCCCTGGAGCACGCCGGATTCCCATATCTTGACGAAGGCGACCTGGACGTGGCCAACAACTTCGCCCTGGACCGCCTGCCTCCCGAGCGCAGGGGCACGGCCAAGCGGGCCGAAATCGCGCGCGTGGCCGAAAACCTCGGCCGCCACGTGCACGAGGCCGCCATGCGCGGGGAGACGCCGCTCGTGCTCGGCGGCGACCACTCCACGGCCATCGGGGCCATCGCCGGGCTCGCCAAGGCGCGCGGCAGACTCGGCGTCATCTGGATCGACGCCCATGCCGACGCCAACACGCCTCAGACGAGCCCCTCGGGCAACATCCACGGCATGCCTCTGGCCATCTCGCTCGGTCACGGATACCCGGATCTGGTCAACTGCCTGGGTTTCGCGCCCAAGGTGCGGCCCGAGGACGTGGTCATCATCGGCGCAAAAGACGTGGACCCGGACGAAATGGCCTTCGTGCGCGAGCAGGGTGTGGCCCTGTACTCGACCTTCGATCTGGAGCACCTGGGGCTGTCGCGAGTCATGGACGAGGCCATCGCCCGCGTGGCCCAGGGAACGGACGCGGTCTACGTGAGCTTCGACGCCGACGTGATGGACATGCACCTCGCGCCCGGCACGGGCATCATGACGCGCGGGGGTCTCACCTACCGCGAGATCACCTACGTCTGCCGAACCATCGGCGAACGCCTGCCCCTGGCGGGCCTGGACATCATCGAGGTCAACCCGCTCATGGACAAGCGCAACAGCACGGCGGAGCTGTGCGTGGAACTGGCCATGGCGCTTTTGGGCGTGAAGTGGACGGACTACGAGCGCAACTACCTGACGGCCAACCTGCCCTGCACGCCGACGTGA
- the pnp gene encoding polyribonucleotide nucleotidyltransferase, giving the protein MPVPFEKTSLTATIGGIDITMETGRMANQADGAVWIQSGGTVVLVTACSQTLDIDRGFFPLTCNYQEMFYAAGRIPGSYFRREVGRPSERETLISRLIDRPLRPLFPKGFKDETQIIATVLSADRHTSPDVLALTGASAALHISSIPWGGPIACARVGYVDGSFVLFPTYKGMADNTDLNLVLAATRDAVVMVEGAAKFLPEDLIAEAIEWGHKQILPLIDMQEELRAKVGKPKRLFTPPLENKELVEAVFEFARADMAEALAVTEKMPRRAAMQAVRTKAREALAERFVDDLAFDKHLSEALDALEKQIVREKIRTTGRRIDGRDLTTVRPLSIEVGLLPQAHGSSLFRRGETSALCVTTLGSSRDEQRIETLTGETTKNFMLHYNFPPYCVGEARMLRAPSRREVGHGNLAERALLAVMPENGEFPFTVRVVSEVMESNGSSSMASVCGGCLALMDAGVPIKAPVAGIAMGLCKVGDEFFVLTDILGDEDALGDMDFKLAGTAEGITAVQMDIKISGIPKEVLRRALLQSRDARLHILSEMSTVLETPRENLSDLAPQYKTVVINPEKIREVIGSGGKNIKAITAATEADIDIEDTGHIKIFAPTLESLKKAEEMILYYDQTAEVGANYAGKVIKIIDCGAIVEILPGLEGLLHVSQLDVERVENVSDLLAVGQEVMVKVVEVQPGGRVRLSRKAWLMEQAGQEVDLSSFSAPRGGGGRGGDRCDRGGRGGDRGGRGGDRGGRR; this is encoded by the coding sequence ATGCCCGTACCTTTCGAGAAGACCAGTCTGACGGCCACCATCGGCGGCATCGACATCACCATGGAGACCGGCCGCATGGCCAACCAGGCCGACGGTGCAGTCTGGATCCAGTCCGGCGGGACCGTGGTCCTGGTGACCGCCTGCAGCCAGACCCTGGACATCGACCGTGGCTTCTTTCCGCTGACCTGCAACTACCAGGAGATGTTCTACGCGGCCGGCCGCATCCCCGGCTCCTACTTCCGCCGCGAAGTGGGCCGCCCGTCCGAGCGCGAGACCCTGATCTCGCGCCTCATCGACCGCCCGCTGCGTCCGCTCTTCCCCAAGGGCTTCAAGGACGAGACTCAGATCATCGCCACCGTGCTCTCGGCCGACCGCCACACCAGCCCCGACGTGCTGGCCCTGACCGGCGCCTCGGCCGCCCTGCACATCTCCTCCATTCCCTGGGGCGGGCCCATTGCCTGCGCGCGCGTCGGCTACGTGGACGGCTCCTTCGTCCTCTTCCCGACTTACAAGGGCATGGCCGACAACACCGACCTCAACCTGGTCCTGGCGGCCACGCGCGATGCCGTGGTCATGGTCGAAGGTGCGGCCAAGTTCCTGCCCGAAGACCTCATCGCCGAGGCCATCGAGTGGGGCCACAAGCAGATCCTGCCGCTCATCGACATGCAGGAGGAACTGCGCGCCAAGGTGGGCAAGCCCAAGCGCCTGTTCACCCCGCCCCTTGAAAACAAGGAGCTGGTCGAGGCGGTCTTCGAATTCGCCCGCGCCGACATGGCCGAGGCCCTGGCCGTAACCGAAAAGATGCCGCGCCGCGCCGCCATGCAGGCCGTGCGCACGAAAGCCCGCGAGGCGCTGGCCGAGCGCTTCGTGGACGATCTCGCCTTTGACAAGCACCTCTCCGAGGCCCTGGACGCCCTGGAGAAGCAGATCGTGCGCGAGAAGATCCGCACCACGGGGCGGCGCATCGACGGCCGCGACCTGACCACGGTGCGGCCCCTGTCCATCGAGGTCGGCCTGCTGCCCCAGGCGCACGGCTCCTCGCTCTTCAGGCGCGGCGAGACGAGTGCGCTGTGCGTGACCACGCTCGGTTCCTCCCGCGACGAACAGCGCATCGAGACGCTGACCGGCGAGACGACCAAGAACTTCATGCTGCACTACAACTTCCCGCCCTACTGCGTGGGCGAGGCGCGCATGCTGCGCGCTCCCTCGCGCCGCGAGGTGGGCCACGGCAACCTGGCCGAGCGCGCCCTGCTCGCGGTCATGCCCGAGAACGGCGAGTTCCCCTTCACCGTGCGCGTGGTCTCCGAGGTCATGGAGTCCAACGGCTCCTCGTCCATGGCCTCGGTCTGCGGCGGCTGCCTGGCGCTGATGGACGCGGGCGTGCCCATCAAGGCCCCGGTGGCGGGCATCGCCATGGGCCTTTGCAAGGTCGGCGACGAGTTCTTCGTGCTCACCGACATCCTCGGCGACGAGGACGCCCTGGGCGACATGGACTTCAAGCTCGCGGGCACTGCCGAGGGCATCACCGCCGTGCAGATGGACATCAAGATCTCGGGCATTCCCAAGGAGGTGCTGCGCCGCGCCCTGCTGCAAAGCCGCGACGCGCGCCTGCACATCCTCTCCGAGATGTCCACGGTGCTCGAAACTCCGCGCGAGAACCTTTCCGATCTCGCGCCGCAGTACAAGACCGTGGTCATCAACCCCGAGAAGATCCGCGAGGTCATCGGTTCCGGGGGCAAGAACATCAAGGCCATCACCGCCGCCACCGAGGCCGACATCGACATCGAGGACACCGGCCACATCAAGATATTCGCGCCGACCCTCGAATCCCTGAAGAAGGCCGAGGAGATGATCCTCTACTACGACCAGACCGCCGAGGTCGGGGCCAACTACGCGGGCAAGGTCATCAAGATCATCGACTGCGGCGCGATCGTGGAAATCCTGCCCGGCCTCGAAGGGCTCCTGCACGTCTCCCAACTTGACGTGGAGCGCGTGGAGAACGTCTCCGACCTGCTGGCCGTGGGCCAGGAGGTCATGGTCAAGGTCGTGGAGGTCCAGCCCGGCGGCCGCGTTCGCCTCTCCCGCAAGGCTTGGCTCATGGAGCAGGCCGGACAGGAAGTGGATCTGTCCAGCTTCAGCGCCCCCAGGGGCGGCGGAGGCCGCGGAGGTGACCGCTGCGATCGCGGCGGACGCGGTGGAGATCGCGGCGGACGCGGCGGAGACCGGGGCGGCCGCAGGTAG